From Cellulophaga lytica DSM 7489, a single genomic window includes:
- a CDS encoding M1 family metallopeptidase — protein sequence MKKLLIAGIAVFTTLLSPLSAQNSPYWQQHVDYSMEIDMNVENYQYDGTQKLVYTNNSPDELTRVYYHLYFNAFQPGSEMDARLHSISDPDGRMTDKDKNSRIATLKEDEIGFIKVSSLKQDGVPVKYSVEGTVLVVELAKPIAAGAKTTFDMVFKGQVPVQIRRSGRNSKDGVSLSMTQWYPKLAEYDFEGWHADPYIAREFHGVWGDFDVKLTIDKDYVVGGTGYLQNANEIGHGYEAPGTKVKKQRGKKLTWHFKAPMVHDFMWAADPDYIHDTLQVENGPLLHFLYQGDDAEIKANWEKVQPKAAEMMQFFSKNIGKYPYKQYSIIQGGDGGMEYAMSTLIAGGKKFGSLAGTTAHEMAHSWFQHVLATNEAKHEWMDEGFTTFISSLCMNEVMDQKKDNPFERSYGSYYYLVKSGKEQPQTTHADRYHENMPYSIAAYSKGSVFLSQLGYIIGQENLMKTVRKYYEDFKFKHPTPNDIKRTAEKVSGMELDWYLTDWTQTTNTIDYGIKEITESNNSSTVALERIGLMPMPLDILVVYADGTKETFYAPLRMMRGEKENPYTDLKRTVLPDWPWANSNYSFTINKPKASIKAIVIDPSNLMADINKENNVYQAE from the coding sequence ATGAAAAAATTATTAATAGCAGGGATAGCAGTGTTTACAACATTGCTTTCTCCTTTATCTGCACAAAATAGTCCGTATTGGCAACAACACGTTGATTATTCTATGGAGATAGATATGAATGTTGAAAACTACCAGTATGATGGAACACAAAAATTGGTATACACAAACAACTCACCAGATGAGCTAACACGTGTGTATTACCATTTGTATTTTAACGCTTTTCAGCCAGGTAGTGAAATGGATGCCCGTTTACATAGCATTTCAGATCCTGATGGAAGAATGACGGATAAAGATAAAAATAGCAGAATTGCTACTTTAAAAGAAGATGAAATTGGCTTTATTAAGGTTTCTTCATTAAAACAAGATGGTGTTCCTGTAAAATACAGTGTAGAAGGTACTGTTTTAGTAGTAGAATTGGCTAAGCCAATTGCTGCTGGTGCTAAAACAACTTTTGATATGGTTTTTAAAGGCCAGGTTCCTGTGCAAATACGTAGATCTGGTCGTAATAGCAAAGACGGTGTGTCTTTATCTATGACGCAGTGGTACCCAAAATTAGCTGAGTATGATTTTGAAGGTTGGCACGCAGACCCATACATTGCCAGAGAATTTCATGGTGTTTGGGGAGATTTTGATGTAAAACTTACAATAGATAAGGATTACGTTGTTGGTGGTACAGGTTATTTACAAAATGCTAATGAAATAGGACACGGTTATGAGGCTCCTGGAACTAAGGTTAAAAAGCAACGTGGTAAAAAATTAACATGGCATTTTAAAGCACCTATGGTACATGATTTTATGTGGGCAGCAGATCCAGATTATATTCATGATACGCTACAAGTAGAAAACGGACCATTATTACACTTTTTATACCAAGGTGATGATGCTGAAATTAAGGCAAACTGGGAAAAAGTACAACCTAAAGCTGCAGAAATGATGCAGTTTTTTAGCAAAAATATTGGTAAATACCCATACAAACAATACTCTATTATACAAGGTGGAGATGGTGGTATGGAGTATGCTATGAGTACATTAATTGCTGGTGGTAAAAAATTCGGTAGCCTTGCAGGTACAACTGCTCATGAAATGGCACACTCTTGGTTTCAGCACGTATTAGCAACTAATGAAGCTAAACACGAGTGGATGGATGAAGGATTTACAACATTTATTTCTTCATTGTGTATGAATGAGGTAATGGATCAGAAAAAAGATAACCCTTTTGAAAGATCTTATGGAAGTTATTACTACCTAGTAAAATCTGGAAAAGAGCAACCACAAACTACACACGCAGACCGTTACCATGAAAATATGCCTTATAGTATTGCTGCTTACAGTAAAGGATCTGTATTTTTATCACAATTAGGCTATATTATTGGTCAAGAAAACTTAATGAAAACAGTACGTAAATACTATGAAGATTTTAAGTTTAAGCACCCAACACCTAATGATATTAAAAGAACAGCAGAAAAGGTATCTGGTATGGAGCTAGACTGGTATTTAACAGACTGGACACAAACAACTAATACAATAGATTATGGTATTAAAGAAATTACAGAATCTAATAACAGCTCTACAGTAGCTTTAGAAAGAATTGGTTTAATGCCAATGCCTTTAGATATTTTAGTTGTTTATGCAGATGGTACTAAAGAAACATTTTATGCTCCTTTGCGTATGATGCGTGGTGAAAAAGAAAACCCATATACAGATTTAAAAAGAACTGTATTACCAGATTGGCCTTGGGCAAACTCTAACTACAGCTTTACTATTAACAAACCAAAAGCAAGTATTAAAGCAATTGTTATAGACCCATCTAACCTTATGGCAGATATAAATAAAGAAAATAACGTTTATCAGGCAGAGTAA
- the rnpA gene encoding ribonuclease P protein component: protein MSTQKQQNTPNFKFPTKEKLKSRKLIGELFADGKSVSSYPVKLIYLPCSLQNTPLKVGVSVPKRNFKSAVDRNRIKRLLREGYRLNKHVIFNNIDKDFALLFLYLGKKMPDYAEIEKSVAEVLAKFYKKVNNEERI from the coding sequence ATGTCTACCCAAAAACAACAAAATACTCCTAATTTTAAATTTCCTACCAAGGAAAAATTAAAAAGCAGAAAGTTAATAGGAGAATTGTTTGCAGACGGCAAAAGTGTATCTAGCTACCCAGTAAAACTAATATACTTGCCTTGCAGCTTACAAAATACACCCTTAAAAGTAGGTGTTTCTGTACCTAAACGTAATTTTAAAAGTGCTGTAGACCGTAATAGAATTAAAAGATTATTACGAGAAGGTTACAGACTTAACAAACACGTAATTTTTAACAACATAGATAAAGATTTTGCGTTACTATTTTTATACCTTGGTAAAAAGATGCCAGATTACGCTGAAATAGAGAAATCTGTTGCAGAGGTGCTTGCCAAATTTTATAAGAAAGTAAACAATGAAGAACGTATTTAA
- a CDS encoding S41 family peptidase, with protein MKNVFKKRIIIPVFAVFILIGASGFKGDFFEIAKQIEIFTTLFKELNMNYVDETNPAELMDNAIKNMLNGLDPYTRFLNEQDVEAYRINNAGKYSGIGATVRTYKDKMLIIEAYKDLPADKAGLKAGDEIIKIGDTDVATFKDDATELLKGASNTGVSVVYKRQGKTNTTTINREDIEVDAVPFYKMVDETTGYIVLTKFNQKASSQTKEALVNLKNEGAKKIILDLRGNPGGLLSEAINVTNLFVPRGELIVTTKSKVKKFNKTYKTRNAPVDTEIPLVVLVNGSSASASEIVSGSLQDLDRAVIVGARSFGKGLVQRPLKLTYGTQLKVTISRYYTPSGRCIQSLDYWHRDENGKAVKNTKFNEFKTKNGRKVQDGGGVLPEIQIAAAKTNSLTKALIVNNVIFDFATNYYYNNKVNSIADFNLTDADFADFKEHVNASNFSFETDTEKALTAAINSNDNAIFGEEIQDKYKSLLVDINKNKIKALDKYKAQIVKNIEDEIVKRYFYRDGLYEYYLSHDDAILTATELLNNATKYNDYLK; from the coding sequence ATGAAGAACGTATTTAAAAAAAGAATAATAATTCCGGTTTTTGCCGTTTTTATTTTAATAGGAGCCAGCGGTTTTAAAGGCGATTTTTTTGAAATAGCAAAACAAATTGAAATTTTTACTACGCTCTTTAAAGAGTTAAATATGAATTATGTGGATGAAACCAATCCTGCAGAATTAATGGATAATGCCATTAAAAATATGCTAAATGGTTTAGATCCTTATACTCGTTTTTTAAATGAACAAGATGTAGAAGCTTACCGTATTAATAATGCTGGTAAATACTCTGGTATTGGTGCTACCGTACGTACTTACAAAGATAAAATGCTAATTATAGAAGCCTATAAAGACCTACCTGCAGATAAGGCTGGTTTAAAGGCTGGTGACGAGATTATTAAAATTGGCGATACAGATGTTGCAACTTTTAAAGATGATGCAACAGAGCTTCTTAAAGGTGCTAGTAACACCGGTGTTAGTGTTGTTTATAAAAGACAAGGTAAAACAAACACTACAACTATTAACAGAGAAGATATAGAAGTAGATGCTGTGCCATTTTACAAAATGGTAGATGAAACTACGGGTTACATTGTTTTAACTAAATTTAACCAAAAGGCATCTTCACAAACAAAAGAAGCTTTAGTAAACCTAAAAAATGAAGGTGCTAAAAAAATTATACTAGATTTAAGAGGAAATCCAGGTGGTTTATTGTCTGAAGCTATAAATGTTACCAATTTATTTGTTCCTAGAGGAGAACTTATTGTAACCACAAAATCTAAGGTTAAAAAGTTTAATAAAACATACAAAACTAGAAATGCTCCGGTAGATACAGAAATACCTTTGGTAGTACTTGTAAATGGTTCTAGCGCATCTGCTAGTGAAATTGTTTCGGGTAGTTTACAAGATTTAGACAGGGCTGTAATTGTTGGCGCTCGTAGTTTTGGTAAAGGTTTGGTACAAAGGCCTCTTAAGCTTACGTATGGTACGCAATTAAAAGTTACCATTTCTAGATACTATACTCCTAGCGGAAGATGTATACAATCATTAGATTATTGGCATAGAGATGAAAACGGTAAAGCCGTAAAAAATACTAAGTTTAATGAGTTTAAAACCAAAAACGGACGTAAAGTACAAGATGGTGGTGGTGTTTTACCAGAAATACAAATTGCTGCTGCTAAAACAAACTCTTTAACAAAAGCACTTATTGTTAACAATGTTATTTTTGATTTTGCTACAAACTACTACTACAATAATAAAGTAAATAGTATTGCAGATTTTAATTTAACTGATGCAGATTTTGCAGATTTTAAAGAGCACGTAAACGCCTCTAATTTTTCATTTGAAACCGATACAGAAAAAGCATTAACGGCTGCTATAAATAGTAATGACAACGCCATTTTTGGTGAAGAAATTCAGGATAAATATAAAAGTCTTTTAGTAGATATCAATAAAAATAAAATTAAAGCTTTAGATAAGTACAAAGCACAAATTGTAAAAAATATTGAAGACGAAATTGTAAAACGTTATTTTTACAGAGATGGTTTGTATGAGTATTACTTATCTCATGACGATGCTATTTTAACAGCAACAGAATTGCTTAATAACGCTACTAAATACAATGATTATTTAAAGTAG
- a CDS encoding DUF4442 domain-containing protein has translation MSIYQKMASIGQKLFSKHILFKYGFNYSPMYKRSTGKIIEITKDLLHVKVKIPISWKNRNYVNSIFGGSLFSAVDPIPMIQLLYLIGDDYVVWDKAADIRFKKPAKQNVYADFRYTEEELQDIKNRIDTENEIEVKKTTEIKSEDGTTTFCVVHKTIYVANKEFYKQKMKNRKKQKA, from the coding sequence ATGTCCATTTACCAAAAAATGGCCAGTATTGGTCAAAAACTATTTTCTAAACACATTTTGTTTAAATACGGATTTAATTATTCGCCTATGTACAAAAGAAGTACTGGTAAAATAATTGAAATTACTAAAGATTTGCTACACGTTAAAGTGAAAATTCCTATTAGTTGGAAAAACAGAAATTATGTAAATTCTATTTTTGGTGGTAGTTTGTTTTCTGCTGTAGACCCAATACCTATGATACAGTTGTTGTATTTAATTGGGGATGATTATGTGGTTTGGGATAAAGCTGCAGATATACGATTTAAAAAGCCTGCCAAACAAAATGTTTATGCAGATTTTAGATATACTGAAGAAGAACTACAAGATATTAAAAACCGCATTGACACAGAAAACGAAATTGAGGTTAAAAAAACTACCGAAATAAAAAGCGAAGATGGTACTACTACCTTTTGCGTGGTACATAAAACCATTTATGTAGCCAACAAAGAGTTTTACAAGCAAAAAATGAAAAATAGAAAGAAACAAAAGGCGTAA
- a CDS encoding C40 family peptidase: protein MMKKINSKIPFIALILLMVLGSCKNEVVTEAENPVLEYVNQVKQEYAPDKRVALFNIDSKAADKQYVLTGETNLPKAVNELKTKLNEAKIEYIDSIQLLPTAEFKNSNWAIVKISVANLRSKAGHSQELATQAILGTPVKVYKNDGDWYLIQTPDNYLAWVDKGGIEILKNDDFKTWKATEKIIYTNITGFSYASTTGQETVSDLVAGSILELVADKGLFYQVKYPDGRIAFVKKDEAQTYNSWLGALNPTQESLVATSKQLMGLPYLWGGTSSKGVDCSGFTKTIYFLNGMVLPRDASQQVNAGTVVDKDKDFSKLAVGDLLFFGRPATDSTKQRVVHVGMWIGNNQFIHSSGRVHISSIDKNATNFDEFNLNRYLQSNRMLHQNTEAILELKNAALFIE from the coding sequence ATGATGAAGAAAATCAATTCTAAAATACCATTTATAGCCCTTATATTATTAATGGTTTTAGGTAGTTGTAAAAATGAAGTAGTTACAGAAGCAGAAAATCCTGTTTTAGAATATGTAAACCAAGTAAAACAAGAGTATGCACCAGATAAGCGTGTAGCTCTTTTTAATATTGATTCTAAAGCTGCAGACAAACAATATGTACTAACAGGTGAAACCAACCTACCAAAAGCTGTAAACGAGCTTAAAACAAAGCTAAATGAGGCTAAAATTGAATATATAGACAGTATACAGTTACTACCAACAGCAGAATTTAAAAATAGCAATTGGGCTATTGTAAAAATTTCTGTTGCCAATTTAAGAAGTAAAGCAGGACACTCACAAGAACTTGCCACACAAGCAATTTTAGGTACACCAGTAAAAGTGTATAAAAATGATGGCGATTGGTATCTTATACAAACACCAGACAATTATTTGGCTTGGGTAGATAAAGGTGGTATAGAAATTTTAAAAAATGATGATTTTAAAACCTGGAAAGCAACTGAAAAAATAATATACACTAATATTACAGGCTTTTCTTACGCATCAACAACAGGTCAAGAAACTGTTTCAGATTTAGTAGCTGGTAGTATTTTAGAATTGGTTGCTGATAAAGGTCTATTTTACCAAGTAAAATACCCAGATGGTAGAATTGCTTTTGTTAAAAAAGATGAAGCACAAACGTATAATAGTTGGTTGGGAGCATTAAACCCAACACAAGAATCTTTAGTAGCAACATCTAAACAATTAATGGGTTTGCCGTATTTATGGGGAGGCACATCTAGTAAAGGAGTAGATTGTAGCGGTTTTACCAAAACAATATACTTTTTAAATGGTATGGTGTTACCAAGAGATGCATCACAACAAGTAAACGCAGGTACAGTAGTAGATAAAGATAAAGATTTTAGTAAGCTAGCAGTTGGTGATTTATTGTTTTTTGGAAGACCAGCAACAGATTCTACCAAACAAAGAGTAGTACATGTTGGTATGTGGATTGGTAACAACCAATTTATACATTCTTCTGGCCGTGTACATATTAGTAGTATAGATAAAAACGCTACTAATTTTGATGAGTTTAATTTAAACAGATATTTACAAAGTAACCGCATGTTACACCAAAATACAGAAGCCATTTTAGAACTTAAAAATGCAGCACTTTTTATAGAGTAA
- a CDS encoding GNAT family N-acetyltransferase, whose translation MIVCVKSFNELTTKDLYAVLQLRSEIFVVEQNCVYQDIDGKDFNALHVLGFKNDKLVAYTRIFKPGDYFKEASIGRVVVKKSERQHKYGYSIMEASIAAVKEHLQQTTIKISAQKYLLKFYNNLGFKEDGEEYLEDGIPHMVMYKH comes from the coding sequence ATGATTGTATGTGTTAAAAGCTTTAATGAGCTTACTACAAAAGACTTATACGCAGTTCTACAACTTAGATCAGAGATTTTTGTTGTAGAACAAAATTGCGTTTACCAAGATATAGATGGTAAAGATTTTAATGCTCTACACGTTTTAGGCTTTAAAAATGATAAATTAGTAGCTTATACACGTATTTTTAAACCAGGAGATTATTTTAAAGAGGCTAGTATTGGTAGGGTAGTAGTTAAAAAATCTGAAAGGCAACATAAATACGGTTATAGTATTATGGAAGCATCTATAGCTGCTGTAAAAGAACATTTACAACAAACTACCATAAAAATATCTGCTCAAAAATATCTTTTAAAATTCTATAACAATTTAGGCTTTAAAGAAGATGGTGAAGAATATTTGGAAGATGGTATACCACATATGGTAATGTACAAACACTAA
- the rpiB gene encoding ribose 5-phosphate isomerase B: MHIAIGNDHAGTEYKFAVLELLKSKGIEVTNYGTDSNDSVDYPDFVHPVAADVDTKKVDFGILICGSGNGVSMTANKYQNVRAGLCWTKEIVSLTREHNNANILSIPARFVSLPQALEMVNTFLDTEFAGGRHQNRVEKIACK, encoded by the coding sequence ATGCATATAGCTATAGGTAATGACCACGCCGGTACAGAGTATAAATTTGCGGTATTAGAACTTTTAAAATCTAAAGGTATAGAAGTAACTAACTACGGTACAGATAGTAATGATAGTGTAGACTACCCAGATTTTGTGCACCCAGTTGCAGCAGATGTAGATACAAAAAAAGTAGATTTTGGTATCCTTATATGTGGTAGTGGTAATGGTGTGTCTATGACAGCCAATAAATACCAAAATGTTAGAGCTGGTTTATGCTGGACTAAAGAAATTGTTTCTTTAACACGTGAGCATAACAATGCTAATATATTAAGTATACCTGCACGTTTTGTTTCTTTACCACAAGCATTAGAAATGGTAAATACGTTTTTAGATACAGAATTTGCTGGTGGAAGACATCAAAACAGAGTAGAAAAAATAGCTTGCAAATAA
- the rnr gene encoding ribonuclease R has protein sequence MTKGIFTVLEKDPNASYNYKQIAAKLGITDANKRNVLVKRLVQLKEKKRIIEESRGKYKAVARDTKTYHTGKVDITSKGNAYIVIEGLEDDVFISSNKLKKAFHRDIVEVYIFPRRKGRKLEGEITKIIERDKTNFVGIVQLQKNYAFVTATDFRMYTDFFIPKDKVNNAKDGDKVIVKMNDWPDDADSPYGEIVEVLGKPGEHNTEIHSILAEYGLPYEFPLEVENYANKIDTSIKADEIAKRKDMRDTLTFTIDPKDAKDFDDALSFVKLENGNYEIGVHIADVSHYLQPDTILDDEAYDRATSVYLVDRVVPMLPEVLSNNACSLRPNEEKYTFSAVFEINEKAELINQWFGRTVINSNERFAYEEAQHIIETGENTIPEAISIRENGAYSVSNEIVEATLTLDKLAKIMRGKRMNAGAISFDKVEVRFSLDEDANPTGVYFKESKDANKLIEEFMLLANRKVAEFIGKQKPEKTFIYRVHDEPNEEKLANLNGIISRFGHKLDFKSKKTISSSLNQLLEDVKGKKEQNLVDTLAIRSMSKAIYTTDNIGHYGLAFNYYSHFTSPIRRYPDVMVHRLLQHYLDGGASAKQEIYEEKCKHSSDMEGLAASAERDSIKYMQIKFMDDHKDSEFVGVISGVTEWGIYVEIIDNKCEGMVRIRDIKDDYYTFDEKSYSIVGQRTNNSYQLGEQVVVMVKSTDLVKRHLDFSLLRKAE, from the coding sequence ATTACTAAAGGTATATTTACGGTATTAGAAAAAGATCCTAATGCTAGTTATAACTATAAGCAAATTGCTGCTAAATTAGGAATAACAGATGCAAATAAGAGAAATGTACTAGTAAAGAGATTAGTACAATTAAAAGAGAAAAAAAGAATTATAGAAGAAAGTAGAGGCAAATATAAAGCTGTAGCTAGGGATACTAAAACTTACCATACAGGTAAAGTAGATATTACTAGTAAAGGAAATGCCTATATAGTTATAGAAGGTTTAGAAGATGATGTATTTATCTCTAGCAATAAATTAAAAAAAGCTTTTCATAGAGATATTGTAGAAGTTTATATTTTTCCTAGAAGAAAAGGAAGAAAATTAGAAGGTGAAATCACTAAAATTATAGAAAGAGACAAAACTAACTTTGTTGGTATTGTACAATTGCAAAAGAATTACGCTTTTGTAACAGCTACAGATTTTAGAATGTATACAGATTTCTTTATTCCTAAGGATAAAGTTAATAATGCTAAAGATGGTGATAAAGTCATTGTAAAAATGAATGATTGGCCAGATGATGCAGACTCACCTTACGGAGAAATTGTAGAAGTACTTGGTAAACCAGGAGAACATAATACAGAAATACATTCAATTTTAGCAGAATACGGATTACCTTATGAGTTTCCGTTAGAAGTAGAAAATTATGCTAATAAAATTGATACATCTATAAAAGCAGATGAAATTGCAAAACGTAAAGATATGCGAGATACGCTTACCTTTACTATAGATCCTAAAGATGCAAAGGATTTTGATGATGCATTGTCTTTTGTAAAATTAGAAAATGGTAATTATGAAATAGGAGTTCATATTGCAGATGTATCTCATTACTTACAACCAGACACTATTTTAGATGATGAGGCCTATGACAGGGCTACATCTGTATATTTAGTAGATCGTGTTGTACCAATGTTACCAGAAGTTTTATCTAACAATGCTTGTTCTTTAAGACCAAATGAAGAAAAATATACATTCTCTGCAGTTTTTGAGATTAATGAAAAAGCAGAACTTATTAACCAATGGTTTGGTAGAACTGTAATAAACTCTAATGAACGTTTTGCTTATGAAGAAGCACAACATATAATAGAAACGGGAGAAAATACCATTCCAGAGGCTATTTCTATTAGAGAAAACGGAGCTTATAGTGTTAGTAATGAAATTGTTGAAGCTACACTAACATTAGATAAATTAGCAAAAATTATGCGTGGTAAACGTATGAATGCTGGAGCTATTTCTTTTGATAAAGTAGAAGTTAGGTTTAGTTTAGATGAAGACGCAAATCCAACTGGTGTTTACTTTAAAGAGTCTAAAGATGCCAATAAACTTATTGAAGAGTTTATGTTACTAGCAAACAGAAAAGTAGCTGAGTTTATAGGAAAACAAAAACCAGAAAAAACTTTTATATATAGAGTTCATGATGAGCCAAACGAAGAAAAATTAGCCAATTTAAATGGCATCATTTCTAGGTTTGGTCATAAACTAGATTTTAAAAGTAAAAAAACTATAAGTAGTTCTTTAAACCAATTGTTAGAAGATGTAAAAGGTAAAAAAGAACAAAACTTAGTAGATACGCTTGCTATACGTAGTATGAGTAAAGCTATTTATACCACAGATAATATAGGACATTACGGTTTGGCTTTTAATTACTATTCTCATTTTACCTCTCCAATACGTAGGTATCCAGATGTTATGGTTCACCGTTTATTACAACATTATTTAGATGGTGGAGCAAGTGCAAAACAAGAAATTTATGAAGAAAAATGTAAGCATTCTTCAGATATGGAAGGTTTGGCAGCAAGTGCAGAAAGAGATTCTATCAAATACATGCAAATTAAATTTATGGATGATCATAAAGATTCAGAATTTGTAGGTGTAATATCTGGTGTAACAGAATGGGGCATTTATGTAGAAATTATAGATAATAAATGCGAGGGTATGGTGCGTATAAGAGATATTAAAGACGATTACTATACTTTTGATGAAAAAAGCTATTCTATAGTAGGGCAACGTACAAACAACAGCTACCAGTTAGGAGAGCAAGTTGTAGTAATGGTTAAAAGCACAGATTTAGTAAAAAGACATTTAGATTTTTCATTACTTAGAAAGGCAGAATAA
- a CDS encoding head GIN domain-containing protein: protein MNKLTLFTLLFFAISLANAQNEKITQKLDNFTEVKAFDGLSVNLIKSTKNEAVITGANTQKVAIVNNDGVLKLRMELDKIFSGYRTFIDLYYTDNLTVIDVNEDARISSNETIKQDLLELKSQEGGELIIDAQVTQLLVKSVTGGVITSNGFAKNQDIKINTGGIYYGKNFETELTTISVNAGGNAEINATNYVQATVKAGGEVLVYGDPAKMDEKTVFGGKIIRK, encoded by the coding sequence ATGAATAAGTTAACCTTATTTACGCTGTTATTTTTTGCTATTAGTTTAGCAAATGCGCAAAACGAAAAAATTACACAAAAGTTAGATAATTTTACAGAAGTTAAAGCTTTTGACGGTTTATCTGTGAATCTAATAAAATCTACTAAAAATGAAGCAGTTATAACAGGGGCTAATACACAAAAAGTTGCAATTGTTAATAATGATGGTGTTCTAAAACTACGTATGGAATTGGATAAAATTTTTAGTGGTTATAGAACTTTTATAGATTTATATTATACAGATAATTTAACTGTTATAGATGTAAATGAAGATGCAAGAATTAGCTCTAATGAAACTATAAAACAGGATTTGTTAGAGTTAAAATCTCAAGAAGGTGGCGAGTTAATTATAGATGCTCAGGTAACACAACTATTAGTAAAATCCGTTACTGGTGGTGTTATTACTTCTAACGGTTTTGCTAAAAACCAAGATATAAAAATTAATACAGGTGGTATTTATTACGGTAAAAACTTTGAAACTGAGCTTACAACAATTAGTGTAAATGCTGGTGGAAATGCAGAAATAAATGCAACAAATTATGTACAAGCCACTGTAAAAGCCGGTGGTGAAGTTTTGGTTTACGGAGACCCAGCAAAAATGGATGAGAAAACCGTTTTTGGTGGTAAAATTATTAGAAAATAG
- a CDS encoding LysE family translocator, translating into MLDDIQAAIPLGFFLSFMIGPVFFVLLETSAVKGFRAALVFDLGVILADVLFLTVAYFSSYQLLENLSNLPGLYIFGGVILLVYGIIVIIKKPVKEKPTQLKSSKSAYLSLFIKGFLLNFINIGVLVFWLGVILVVGPSLDNNPNRILVFFSAMLGTYFITDIIKILLAKQLKRYLTPKRIFLTKKILGIILVICGLVLITKGFLPKDQLNIQEGLELLEK; encoded by the coding sequence ATGTTAGATGATATACAGGCAGCAATACCATTAGGCTTTTTTTTAAGTTTTATGATTGGTCCTGTTTTTTTTGTTCTTCTAGAAACTAGTGCTGTTAAAGGTTTTAGAGCTGCATTGGTTTTTGACCTTGGTGTTATTTTAGCAGATGTTTTATTTTTAACTGTTGCTTATTTTAGTAGTTACCAATTATTAGAAAACCTAAGTAATTTACCAGGATTATATATTTTTGGTGGTGTTATATTACTTGTTTATGGCATAATTGTAATTATAAAAAAACCTGTAAAAGAAAAGCCAACTCAACTTAAATCTAGTAAAAGCGCTTACCTAAGTTTATTTATTAAAGGCTTTTTATTAAACTTTATAAATATAGGTGTTTTGGTATTTTGGTTGGGTGTAATTTTAGTAGTAGGCCCAAGTTTAGATAACAATCCTAACAGAATTTTAGTTTTCTTTTCTGCTATGCTAGGCACATATTTTATTACAGACATAATTAAAATATTATTAGCTAAACAATTAAAAAGATACTTAACTCCAAAACGTATTTTTTTAACTAAAAAAATATTAGGTATTATACTTGTTATTTGTGGTTTAGTACTTATAACCAAAGGGTTTTTACCTAAAGACCAATTAAATATACAAGAAGGATTAGAGTTATTAGAAAAATAA
- a CDS encoding Clp protease N-terminal domain-containing protein, with protein sequence MEFDSELEKIIANSRLVAIDLNSEYISSFHFLIATLKSNNVAQKIFKSNDWKFQKLIELLKSDDKKILSKYYLTKEFNNVLKNGSFYARIYSDKKVNPEHIILAMLADKNSYAGNYLNEIEMDYFKFKKECEKIRSIKSNKFLEFFGSNKRLVSLGLLSII encoded by the coding sequence ATGGAATTTGATTCTGAACTAGAAAAAATAATAGCTAATAGTAGACTAGTAGCTATAGATTTAAATTCCGAATATATTTCTTCTTTTCATTTTTTAATAGCTACTTTAAAATCTAATAATGTTGCTCAAAAAATATTTAAATCTAACGATTGGAAATTTCAAAAATTAATAGAACTCTTAAAATCAGATGATAAAAAAATACTTAGTAAGTACTATTTAACTAAAGAGTTTAATAATGTTTTAAAAAATGGTTCATTTTATGCTCGCATTTATTCAGATAAAAAAGTTAATCCAGAACATATAATACTTGCTATGCTAGCTGATAAAAATAGCTATGCTGGTAATTATTTAAATGAAATAGAAATGGATTATTTTAAATTTAAAAAAGAATGTGAGAAAATTAGAAGCATAAAATCTAATAAATTTCTAGAATTTTTTGGTAGCAATAAACGCTTAGTTTCTTTAGGATTGCTTTCTATTATATAA